The Juglans microcarpa x Juglans regia isolate MS1-56 chromosome 2S, Jm3101_v1.0, whole genome shotgun sequence genome has a window encoding:
- the LOC121251693 gene encoding probable sugar phosphate/phosphate translocator At4g32390: protein MALSDGVMRKAILSYLYVTIWIALSFSVIVYNKYILDRKLYNWPFPISLTMIHMAFCSSIAYLLVRVFKVVEEPASMTRDLYIRSVVPIGALYSLSLWFSNSAYIYLSVSFIQMLKALMPVSVYSIGLVFKKDTFKSDTMLNMVSISLGVAIAAYGEAKFDSWGVMLQLLAVAFEATRLVLIQILLNSKGISLNPITSLFYVAPCCLVFLSLPWMIMEYPLLRDTSSFHLDFVIFGTNSLCAFALNLAVFLLVGKTSALTMNVAGVVKDWLLIAFSWSVIKDTVTPINLFGYFIAFLGVAYYNHSKLQALKAAEAQKKAQQADEEAGRLLEEKEGEGTGKKSETQD, encoded by the coding sequence ATGGCTCTCTCCGATGGCGTCATGAGAAAAGCTATTCTCTCCTACCTATACGTGACGATCTGGATCGCCCTCAGCTTCTCGGTCATCGTCTACAACAAGTACATCTTGGATCGCAAGCTCTACAATTGGCCCTTCCCGATCTCGCTTACCATGATTCACATGGCCTTCTGCTCCTCCATCGCCTACCTCCTCGTCCGCGTCTTCAAGGTCGTGGAGGAGCCCGCCTCCATGACCCGAGACCTCTACATTAGGTCCGTCGTCCCCATCGGCGCCCTCTACTCCCTCTCCCTCTGGTTCTCCAATTCCGCTTATATCTACCTCTCTGTCTCCTTCATCCAGATGCTCAAGGCCCTCATGCCCGTCTCCGTCTACTCCATCGGCCTTGTCTTCAAAAAGGACACTTTCAAGTCCGACACCATGCTCAACATGGTCTCCATCTCCCTCGGCGTCGCCATCGCCGCCTACGGCGAGGCCAAGTTCGACTCTTGGGGCGTGATGCTGCAGCTCCTGGCTGTCGCATTCGAGGCCACCCGGCTGGTCTTGATCCAGATTTTGTTGAATTCCAAAGGTATTAGCTTGAACCCCATCACGTCGCTTTTCTATGTCGCGCCGTGTTGTTTGGTGTTCTTGTCCTTGCCGTGGATGATAATGGAATACCCTTTGTTGAGGGACACTTCCAGTTTCCATCTGGATTTCGTGATCTTCGGGACCAATTCCCTCTGCGCCTTTGCGTTGAATTTGGCCGTGTTCTTGCTGGTGGGGAAAACCTCCGCACTGACCATGAATGTCGCCGGTGTGGTGAAGGATTGGCTTTTGATTGCATTCTCTTGGTCGGTAATCAAGGACACAGTGACTCCCATCAATTTGTTTGGCTACTTTATAGCGTTCCTGGGTGTTGCGTATTACAATCACTCCAAGTTGCAGGCGCTCAAGGCCGCAGAAGCGCAGAAGAAGGCGCAGCAGGCCGACGAGGAGGCAGGGAGGTTGTTGGAGGAGAAAGAAGGTGAAGGGACAGGCAAGAAGAGCGAAACGCAAGATTGA
- the LOC121251694 gene encoding NHP2-like protein 1 has translation MTGEAVNPKAYPLADAQLTITIMDLVQQAANYKQLKKGANEATKTLNRGISEFIVMAADTEPLEILLHLPLLAEDKNVPYVFVSSKQALGRACGVTRPVIACSVTTNEGSQLKSQIQQLKDAIEKLLI, from the exons ATG ACAGGAGAGGCGGTAAATCCTAAAGCGTACCCTTTGGCCGATGCGCAGCTCACAATCACAATAATGGATCTTGTTCAACAAGCCGCCAACTACAAGCAGCTCAAGAAGGGTGCTAATGAAG CTACGAAAACACTTAACAGGGGTATTTCTGAGTTCATAGTGATGGCCGCGGACACAGAGCCGCTTGAGATTCTTCTCCATCTTCCATTGCTTGCCGAAGATAAg AATGTACCCTATGTTTTTGTTAGTTCAAAGCAAGCGCTTGGCCGAGCTTGCGGAGTTACCAGGCCTGTTATTGCCTGTTCTGTAACAACAAATGAGGGAAgccaattgaaatcccaaataCAACAACTCAAG GATGCCATTGAGAAGCTTTTGATCTGA